From the genome of Thermus albus:
GACGGCTGAAGGTGAAAAGGGCTTCCTCCAGCTTTCCCATCCGGTACTGGGCAAACCCGGCAAGGAGAAGGGCTTCCTCCGGGGGGTCATAGCCCTTTAAGAGGGGATCCAGCCGGGCCAGCACCCCGGCCATCTCCCCCTTGCGGTAAAGGGTACGGGCCTCCTCGAGGGGGGAGGCCCAAGCCAGGCCCAGGGCTAGGAGAAGGCTTATGAGGCGCACCCCCTAGCCTCCTTGGGCCGCCTGACGGATGGCCTCCACCGCCTCGGGGTTTTCCAGGGCGGAAAGGTCCCCGGGGTCCTGGCCCAGGTAGACGGCCCGCACCACCCGGCGCATCACCTTGGCGTTGCGGGTCTTGGGGAGGTCGGGGACGAAAAGAACCCTTTCCGGCTTTAAGGGTTTACCTAAGGACTCCGCCACCCGGTCGGCTACCGCCTGGGCGAGCTCAGGGGTGGGGGTATAACCCGGCTTCAACACGCCAAAAAGGACGATGGCTTCTCCCTTCACCGGATGGGGTACGCCAATGGCGGCGCATTCCCTAAGGGCGGGGTGGGCGATGGCGGCGGTTTCCACCTCGGCTGGCCCCACCCTTTTGCCCGCCACCTTTAGGGTGTCGTCGCTCCGGCCCAGGATGAAGAAGTGGCCTTCCTCGTCCTGAAGGGCCAGGTCCCCGTGGACCCAGACCCCGGGGAAGCGGGCGAAGTAGGTGTCCAAATAGCGGGCCTCGTCCTGCCAAAAGCCCTTGGTCATGCCGGGCCAGGGCTTGAGCACGGCCAGTTCCCCCACCTTGCCCACGGCGGGCTTTCCTTCCTCGTCCAGCACCGCTGCGGCCATCCCCGGCACCGGGGTGTTAAAGCCCATGGGCTTGATGGGCTTAAGGAGAACGTTCCCCAGGATGCCCCCGGAAACCTCGGTTCCCCCCGAGTAGTTCACGATGGGCCGCTTTTCCTCCCCCACCACGCGGAAGAACCAAAGGTAGGGCTCCAAGTTCCAGGGTTCCCCCGTGGAGCCTAGGACCCGCAAGGAGGAGAGGTCATGGGCCCTTATGGGTTCCTCCCCTAAGGGAATCAGGGCCCGCACCAGGGTGGGGGAGAGGCCCAGGTGGGTGAGGCGGTGGGCCTCCACCATCCGCCATAGCCTTTCCGGCCCCGGGTAGTCCGGGGCTCCGTCGTAGAGGAAGACCGTGGCCCCCAGGATGAGCCCCCCCAGGATGGCCCAGGGGCCCATCATCCAGCCCAGGTCGGTGAACCAGAAAAGCCGGTCCCCCTCCCTAAGGTCAAAGAGAAGGGCCAGGTCCAAAGCCGCCTTGAGGGGAAAGCCCGCATGGTAGTGCACGGTGCCCTTGGGGCGGCCGGTGGTGCCCGAGGTGTAGATGAGCATGAAGGGGTCCATGCTCTCCATCTCCTCCGGGGGAAAGGCCTCGCCCCCAAGGGTTTCGTAGTCCACCTCTTTGGTTTGCAAGGGGAGGCCCAGCCTGCGCACCACCAGTAGGGTTTCCGTCTCCGCCAGGGCTTGGGCTTTACGGGCCTCGTAAAGGAGCTCCACCCTTTTCCCCCGCCTAAAGAAGCCGTCCTGCACCGCAAGGAGCTTGGCCTTGGCGTCTTTAAGCCGCACCGCCGCCGCCTCGGCGGCGTATCCGGAGAAGATGGGGATGGCGATGGCCCCGATCCAGCTGGTGGCCAGAAGGAGGATGGCCGCCTCGAGGCCCATGGGGAACCAAAGGCCCACCCGGTCGCCCCGCTCCACGCCCAGGGCCCTAAGCCCTGCCGCCACCCTTTCCACCTCCTGCAAAAGCTCCCCATAGGTGAGGGTGCGCACCCCGCCCTCCTCGGTCTCGTGGATGAGGGCTAAGGCGGTGGGCTCGTGGCGGAGGGCGGCCTCCACCAGGTTGAGCCGCCCCCCCGGGAAGAAGCGGGGGAGGGGGAAGCCGCCCGCGATCACCCGTTGGTAGGGGTGGCGCCAGGGTATGCCCAGGTGGGTGAAGAACTGCCCGTAAAAGTCCTCGGGCTCCTCCACGCTGTAGCGGTAAAAGGCCTCGTAGTCTTGGAAGCCCAGGGCCTCCATGAAGCGGAATAGCCAGGTGGCCTGGGCTTCTTCCGGCTTGGGGTGCCAGACGGGTTCCATCCTATTTCCTCCAGAAGAGGGGCCCCTTGCGCTTGGCTCGAGGCGCCTCGGTTTTGGGGCTTTGGGGGTTTTTCAGCACTTCCAAGAAGTCCTTAAGGTCCAGCCGCTCCTCGGGCTTTTTGGCCAGAAGCCGCCTTAGGGCCCTATCCAGCCTCGGGGGCAGGGAGGTGGGGGGAGGGGGAAGGAGGAGATGGGCGTTGCGCAGATCCTCCAAGGTTTCTCCCCGGAAGGGGCGCCTTCCTGTGAGGAGTTCATAGGCCATGATCCCGAAGCTGTAGGCGTCGCTCTTGGGGCTGGGCTTGGCCCCCAGGAAAAGCTCGGGGGCCAGGTAGTGGGGGCTTCCCGCATACTCCGCGCTGGCCTCCTCCAAAGGGCGGACGGTGCCCAGGTCCCCAAGCTTGTACACCCCGTGGCCCAGGAACACGTTGGAGGGCTTCACATCCTGGTGGATCAGGCCCTTTTGGTGCAGGAAGAGAAGGGCCTCCCCCACCTGGAGGAGGGCCTTGGTGGCCTCTTCCCGGGGAAGGGGCTGCTGCAGGAGGAGGTCCTCGAGGGTCCCCTTCCCCAGGTACTCCAGGGCCAAAAAGGCCTCCTCGCCGAAGGGCACCCCGTAAAGTCCCTGGACCAGGTGGGGGTGCTTCAGGGAGAGGCTAAGGGAAACCTCCCGGGCGAAGCGTTCCGCCAGCTTGGGGTCCTGGCGCACTTCCTTGCGGGGAAGCTTCAGGGCCACCTTCTGCCCGTCGGGAGCCTCCGCCAGGTAGACCTGGGCGGTCTGGCCCAGGCCTAAAAGCATCCTTAGGCGGAAATCCTTGCGCTTCAGGCTAGTCAAGGACCAACACCCCTCCCGGCTTCAAGGCGTGGCCTTCCACGCCCTTCTCCTTAGCCCGGGCCGTAAAGGCCTCCCCGTCCTGTTTGATGGGGGGGAAGGTGTTGTAGTGGATGGGCACCACCCGCTTGGGTTTGAGAAGCTCCAGGGCCTTCAGGGCGTCTTCCGGCCCCATGGTGAAGTGATCCCCGATGGGCAAAAAGGCCAGGTCCAGGCCCAGCTCCCCGATGAGGCGCATGTCGGAGAAGAGGGCCGTGTCCCCGGCGTGGTAGATGCGCTTGCCCCCAAGCTCCACCACCACCCCCATGGGCATCCCCCCGTAGGTGCCGTCGGGGAAGCTGCTGGAGTGCCAGGCGGGGAACCATTTCAGCCACCCTCCGGGGAAACGGTAGGTGCCCCCGATGTTCATGGGCAGGCTCTTGGCCCCGTGTTTCTCCGCGTAGGTGGCGATCTCAAAGGTGGAAACCACCGTACCCCCTTTCTTGGAGAGGGCCACGGCGTCGCCAAAATGGTCCCCGTGGGCGTGGGTGACCAGGATCAGGTCCGCCTGGACCTCCCCCACCCCCACCGGGGCCAGGGGGTTCCCGGTGAGGAAGGGATCGATGACCACCTTGGTCTTGCCGTCGGAAAGCCACACCGCCGAGTGGCCCAGATACCGGATCTCCAGCATAGGCACCTCCTTTATAGGGCACTATACCGGAGAAAGGGCCGCCTGGGGAAGAGAGCGTTCCAGGCCTTTAAAGAAGAGGAGTTCCAGGATCCTGGCAAACGCCCGTTCGCCCCAGCTTTGGCCCTCAGGTAGGATAAGTTCCAGCTCAAGCTCCAGCTCCACCGCGGACCCCTGGGCGCGCATCCGCCCCTCGATCCTCAGGGAGGGCGGAGGGAGGGGGAGGGCCTTTAGGTACTCCCCCTCGAGCCTCGAGGCGAAGGGCAGGACCACCTCCCCCAAAACGGGGTTTTCCTGCCGCAAGACCCCCCGTAGCTCCTCCCCTTCAAGGCGGAGCTCCAGGGGCAGGCCCTCGGGAAGGTGGCCGTTAAGGGCAAACCGGAGCCTGGCCTTCATCCTTCCACCCACTCCACCCGCACCCGGCCTTCCTTAGCCAGGCGGGCCATCTCGGTGTCGGGGATGTTCAAAAGCCTTGGTAGTTCCCGGAAGCGGGGCGTGGCCGAGGCTAGGCCCACCCGCACCACCAGGACCTCCTCTTCCTCCGCCCGGCCGATGCGCCAGACCAGGTGCTGGCCCAGGGCTTCCCACAGGTCCTTCTCCACCCTTTTAGTCTATCCCGGGGTGGCCTTGGGGGATAATGGATGGGGATGCTCCTCGAGGTGGGCTTTGCTGGCCTCTCCCCCTGGGTCTTCTGGGCGGGGGTGGGGGTTATGGCGCTGGGTTTTACCCTGGGGGAGGTTTCCTGGATGGCCTGGGTTCTCCTTTACCCTTGGTGGCGGCTTAGGCAGGGTTGGCGGTTACGGCTTTTTCCCGACCACCTTAGCCTCCATCCCCCCTTGGGGCTTGGGCGCCGGATTCCCTGGAGGGAGGTGCGGGAGGTGGGGGTGGCCTACTGGCCAGCGGGGCCCCTCGCCCGGGGAAGGCGGGCCCTGGTCCTCCGCCTGGAGGAAGGGGAGGGGCTATCCCTTCCCGTGCCCGATCCTGAGGGCCTGGCGGCCCGGATCAAAGAACTTCTAGGAGGGCGAACTTCAGGTAGTGGGTTTCGGGATGGTTGAGGAGGATGGGATGGTCCCACCCCTGCCCGCGTTTCTCCACGACCCTTAGGCTGCGGTGGGCGTCCTGGGCCGCCTCGGTGAGCATTTGGTAGAAGAGGGGCTCGGTGAGGTGGTGGCTGCAGCTGCTGGTGGCCAGGAGGCCCCCTTCCCCAAGGAGCTTGATGGCCCGGAGGTTCACCTCCTTGTAAGCCCGGTAGGCCCTTTCCAGATCCTTTTTCCCCTTGGCGAAGGCGGGTGGGTCCAGCACGACCAGGTCAAACCGTTCCCCCGCCTTTTCCAAAGCCCTCAGGTAGTCAAAGGCGTTGGCCTCCACGGTCTTGAGGGAGAGCCCATTCAGCCTGGCGTTCTCCTCCGCTTGCCTTAGGGCCTCGCGGGAACTGTCCACGCTGATCACCTCTTGGAAGCCCAGGGCCAGGTGCAGGCCAAAGCTTCCCGCATAGCTGAACACGTCCAAGGCCCTTTCTCCACGGAACCTTTCCATTAGAATCCGGTTGTCCCGTTGGTCCAGGTAGGCGCCCGTCTTCTGGCCCCCGGTGAGGTCCACCCGGTAGCGGATCTGGCCTTCCTTCACCGTAGCTGCCGGAGGCACCTGGCCAAAAAGGGGCCGCACGTAGAGGGGTAGGCCCTCCAGCTCCCGGGCCTTGGCATCGTTTTTGGCCAAAAGGCTTTTGCCTAGGGGCTTAAGGGCCTCGGCCACCCGGGGCAGGAGGGGTTCCCAGGCATGGGCCGTAGCCTGGAGGACCATGTGGCCCGCGTAATAGTCCACCACCAAACCCGGCAGGAAGTCCCCTTCTGCGTGGACCAGGCGGAAGCCTCCCTCGGGCTCCCCTTCCAAGGCCGGAAGGCGCCGGGCGAAAGCCTTTTGCAGGTTCAAAAGAAGCGCCTCCGCCGGATCCTGGGCGGGGCGAAAGCGGAAGGCCCGGACGCTTAGGTCGCTTTGCGGGTTGAAAAGGGCTAGGGCCAGGAAGCGCTTGCCCCAGTAGACGGGGTAGAGCCCGGGTTCGGCAGGTCCTGAGAGGACGTCGCGGCGAAACACCCAGAGGTGCCGGGCGAGAAGGCGCTGGGCCCCCCTTTCGTTGACGAGAATCCGCACCGCTTAAGTATACTTAAGCGGGGTTGGTTGACGTAGGCCCCAAAGGCCGGTATCATACCCGGCAGGCGCAGTTTGCGCATCTTTTCACGAAGGGAGGGGCGATGGGAGGCCTGGGACTTATCAAGAGCCTGGCGGAAAAGGAAAGGGAGCTACTGGCCCGCCTAGAGGCTGCGAAGAAGGAGGCTGAGGCCCTGGTGCAGCAGGCTGAGGCGGAGGCCAGGGCCCTTTTGCAGAAGGCGGAGGCCGAGGCCAAAGCCCTGGAGGCCGAATACCGGGAACGGGAGGCCAAGGAAACCGAGGCCATTCTGGCCCGCTACCGGGCCCAGGCGGAGGCTGAGGCCAAGGCGGTCAAGGAAAAGGCAGGGGGCCGGTTGGAGGAGGCTGTGGCCCTGGTCCTGAAGGAGGTCTTGCCGTGATCGCCCCCATGGAGAAGCTGGTCCTGGCCGGTCCCAAGGCCAAGGCCCAGGAGCTTCTCCAAAGCCTGCAGCAGGCGGGGGTGGTCCACCTGGAACCCCTTCGGGTGGAGGAGCTTGGGGAGTACAAACTTTCCCCGGAGGAGCGGGAGGAGCTGAGGCGCTGGGAAGGGGTGGCGGCGGGGGCCGAGCACACCCTGGCCCTTCTGGGCCGGGAAGTGGAGGCCTCTAGGCCATTCCCCGATGGCCTGGAGGCGGCCGAAAAGGCCCTGGCTCCCATTCAGGCCCATGCCGAGGGCCTGGCCCGGCAGAGGCAGGAGCTGGAAGAGGAGCTTTCCCTGGCCCAGGCCTACCTGGAGCCCTTGGAGAAGCTGGCCGCCATGGCCCAGGGCTTGGACCGAAGCCCCTTCTTCCGGGTGGTGCCCTTTTTGGTTACGGAGAAGGAGCTTCCCCTGGTGGAAGAAGCCCTGAAGAAGGCCCTGGAGGACCAGTTTATCCTGGCCAGCGAGCCCTATTCCAAAGGGGTGGCTGGGCTTTTGTTGGTGCACCGGAAGGACCTCGAGGCGGCCAAGGCGGCCCTTTCCCGGGCTGGGGTGGCGGAGTTGCGCCTCCCTGGTGCTTACGGCAACCTTTCCCTAGGCGAGGCCACCCGCCGGTTGAAGGAGCGGGCCGAGGCGGCCCCCAAGGAGCTTTCCGAGGTGCGGCAGGCCCTTTACAAGCTGGCCCAGGAGGCGACTTCCACCCTGCAAAGCCTCTGGACGCGGGCCAAGGACGAGGCGGCTCGGTTGAAAGCCTTAGAGGAGCTAGCCTCCGGCCGGTTTGGGTTTGCCCTTTTGGGCTATGTGCCGGTGAAGGCGAAGGGGCGGGTGGAGGAGGCCTTGGCCCGGCACAAGGACCAGGTGATCTACGCCTTTGAGCCGGTGGACGAGCACCACGAGGCCGATAGGGTACCCGTGGCCCTGGACAACCCCTCTTGGGTCAAGCCCTTTGAGCTTTTGGTGAGCTTCCTCAACACCCCTAAGTACGGCTCCTTGGACCCTACCCCGGTGGTGCCCATCTTCTTCCCCTTCTGGTTTGGCATGATCGTGGGGGACATAGGGTATGCCCTTCTTTTCCTGCTCCTCGGGCGCTGGCTTTCCGGGTTCGTGAAGCGGAACGAGCCTTTGGTGATAGACCTTTTTGCCCTCAAGCTCAAACCTGCGGTTATCGGTAAGCTGGTCTACATCCTGAACTGGATGGTGTTCTGGACCGTGGTTTGGGGCTTCATCTACGGGGAGTTCTTCGGCACCTTTTTGGAGCACCTGGGGGTGTTTGGTACCCCCGAGCATCCTGGCCTCATCCCCATCCTCATCCCCCGCATGGACACCGCCAAGACCGCCAACCTCCTCATCCTGCTTTCCGTGGCTTTCGGGGTGGTCATGGTCCTCTGGGGCCTGGCTCTACGGGCTTACCTGGGCCTCAAGCACCGCCACATGAGCCATTTCTGGGAGGGTGTGGGGTACCTGGGGGGGCTTTTGGGCATCCTGGCCTTGGCGGCGGGATACCTGGGTAACCTTAAGGCCGGGTGGCTTTCCGGCCTCATGTACCTGGGCTTTGGCGTCTTCTTGCTTTCCGTTCTCATGAGCCGCATCTGGCTTATGATCCCGGAGATCTTCACCCAGGCCGGGCACATCCTCTCCCACATCCGTATCTATGCGGTGGGGGCTGCCGGGGGTATTCTGGCGGGCCTTCTTACGGATGTGGGCTTCGCCCTGGCGGAGCGGATTGGGCTTCTGGGGGTGCTTTTGGGGATCCTGGTGGCGGCGGTGTTGCACCTTCTTATCCTTCTTCTCACCACCTTAGGCCACATGCTCCAGCCCATCCGTCTTATCTGGGTGGAGTTCTTCACCAAGTTCGGTTTCTATGAGGAGAACGGCAGGCCTTACCGGCCGTTCAAGAGCGTCCGCGAGACGCTTTAGGGAGGGAAAGAGATGAAGAAGCTTCTGGTTACGGTTCTGGTAGCGGTTTTCGGCGCTTTGGCTTTGGCGGCGGAGGAGGCGGCGGCTTCCGGCGGTTTGGACCGAGGCCTTATCGCCGTGGGCATGGGCCTGGCGGTGGGCTTGGCGGCTTTGGGCACCGGCGTGGCCCAGGCCCGCATCGGTGCCGCGGGCGTGGGGGCCATCGCCGAGGACCGGAGCAACTTCGGTACCGCCCTGATCTTCCTCCTCTTGCCGGAAACCTTGGTGATCTTCGGCCTTCTCATCGCCTTTATCCTTAACGGCAAGCTGTAAGGGGTTTTGGGGCCCTGCCCCTTGTGGGGTGGGGCCTTTTTTCCAAGGAGGGCAGATGTCCAAACTGGAAGCCATTTTGAGCCAGGAGGTGGAGGCGGAGATCCAGGCCGTGCTTGCGGAGGCCAAGGCCAAGGCGGAGAGCCAGGTCGCCGAGGCCAGGGCCAAGGCCGAAGGCTTGCTTTCCGCCAAGAAGCGGGCCCTCGAGGCCAGCCTGCAAGCCGCCCTTCGCCGGGCCGAAAGCGCCGGGGAGCTCCTCCTGGCCACAGCCCGTACCGAGGCCAAGGGGGAGGTACTGGCCCGGGTGAGGGAAAAGGTGCAGGAGGCCCTTATGGCCCTACCGGGTAGCCCCGATTGGCCAGGGGTTTTGCGGAAGCTGGCGGAGGAGGCCCTTGCGGCCTTGGGCGAGCCCGAGGCCTTGGCTTCCCATCCCGAAAACCTTCCCCACCTCGAGGGTCTGGCGCGGGAGCGGGGCCTGGAACTCCGGGAGGATCCCGCCTTGCGCCTTGGGGTAAGGGCCGTCGGCAAGGGGGGCAGGACCCAGGTGGAAAACGCTCTGCTAAGCCGTTTGGAACGGGCCTGGGATGCCCTTTCCTCCAAGGTGGCCCAGGTGGTGTGGGGCTAGAACATGGCGGACGACTTCGGCTACCTAAACGCCCGGGTGCGGGCCAGGAGGAGTACCCTTCTCAAGGAGAGCTTTTTCCAGGAGGCCCTGGACCTTTCCTACCCGGATTTCCTGCGCCTTCTTTCCGAGAGCGTCTACGGTCAGGACCTGGCTGGCCAGGGCCTCCCGGATGTGGACCGGGCGGTAGCCCTTACCCAGGCCCGGTTGGTGGGGGATCTGGCGGGCTTGGTCACGGGGGAGGCCCGGGAGGCGGTCCGGCTTCTCCTCCTAAGGAATGACCTTACCAACCTGCAGGCCCTCCTCCGGGCCAAGGCTACGGGCAAGCCCTTTGAGGAGATAGCCCTCTTGCCCGGCACCCTCAAGGAAACCCTTTGGCGGCAGGCTTACGAGGCCCAGGATGCCGCCGGGATGGCCCAGGTTTTGTCGGTACCAGGCCATCCCTTGGCCCGGGCCTTGAGGGCGGTTTTGCGGGAAACCCAGGACCTTTCCCGGGTGGAGGCCCTTTTGGCCAAGCGCTTCTTTGAGGATGTGGCCAAGGCCTCCAAGGCCCTGGAGGAGCCGGCCTTGCGGGACCACCTGGCCTTCGAGGTGGACGCCGAGAACCTGCGCACTGCCTTTAAGCTCCAGGGGCAGGACGTGCCGGTGGAAAGCGTCTTTATCCGGGGTGGGCGCTTCGTGGACCGGGTGCGCTTCGCCCGGCTCCTGGAGGGGGATTACGCCGTCTTGGACGAGCTGGCGGGCACGCCCTTTGCTCCTTTGTCCGGCGTGCGGGACCTAAAGGAGCTGGAAAGGCGGCTAAGGTGCGTCCTCCTTAAGGAGGCCAGGAAGGGGGCTTCGGATCCCCTAGGGGTGGGCCTGGTCCTGGCCTACGTGAGGGAAAGGGAGTGGGAGGCCATGCGGCTTAGGCTGCTGGCTCGGCGGGCCTACTTCGGGCTTCCCCGGGCTCAGGTGGAGGAGGAGGTGGTCTGCGAATGAAGGTGGCGGTGATCGCCGATCCCGAATCGGCCCAGGGCTTCCGCCTGGCGGGCCTCGAGGCCCATGCGGCCGCCTCCCCCGAGGAGGCCAAGGCCAGGCTGGAGTCCCTGGTGCAGGCTGGGGGGTATGCCCTGGTGGCCGTGGACAGCGGGCTTCTTCCCGAGCCGGAAAAGGCAGTGGAGAGGCTCATGCGGGGCAAGGACCTCCCCGTGCTCCTTCCCTTTGCGGGCTTGAGGGACGCCTTCCAAAACCCCGATGTGGAGGGGTACATGCGGGAGTTGGTGCGAAGGACCATAGGCTTTGACATCAAGCTGTAGAATGGAGGGAAGATGATCCAGGGCGTGATCCAGAAGATTGCGGGCCCGGCGGTGATTGCCAAGGGCATGACCGGGGCCCGCATGTACGACATTTGCAAGGTGGGCCACGAGGGCCTGGTGGGGGAGATCATCCGCCTGGACGGGGACACCGCCTTCGTCCAGGTCTATGAGGACACCTCGGGCCTCAAGGTGGGGGAGCCCGTGGTGTCCACGGGCCTGCCCTTGGCGGTGGAGCTGGGCCCAGGGATGCTGAACGGGATCTACGACGGCATCCAGCGTCCCCTGGAGCGCATCCAGGAGAGAACCGGGATCTACATCACCCGGGGGGTGGTGGTCCACCCCTTGGACCGGGAGAAGAAGTGGGCCTGGACCCC
Proteins encoded in this window:
- a CDS encoding V-type ATP synthase subunit I, translating into MIAPMEKLVLAGPKAKAQELLQSLQQAGVVHLEPLRVEELGEYKLSPEEREELRRWEGVAAGAEHTLALLGREVEASRPFPDGLEAAEKALAPIQAHAEGLARQRQELEEELSLAQAYLEPLEKLAAMAQGLDRSPFFRVVPFLVTEKELPLVEEALKKALEDQFILASEPYSKGVAGLLLVHRKDLEAAKAALSRAGVAELRLPGAYGNLSLGEATRRLKERAEAAPKELSEVRQALYKLAQEATSTLQSLWTRAKDEAARLKALEELASGRFGFALLGYVPVKAKGRVEEALARHKDQVIYAFEPVDEHHEADRVPVALDNPSWVKPFELLVSFLNTPKYGSLDPTPVVPIFFPFWFGMIVGDIGYALLFLLLGRWLSGFVKRNEPLVIDLFALKLKPAVIGKLVYILNWMVFWTVVWGFIYGEFFGTFLEHLGVFGTPEHPGLIPILIPRMDTAKTANLLILLSVAFGVVMVLWGLALRAYLGLKHRHMSHFWEGVGYLGGLLGILALAAGYLGNLKAGWLSGLMYLGFGVFLLSVLMSRIWLMIPEIFTQAGHILSHIRIYAVGAAGGILAGLLTDVGFALAERIGLLGVLLGILVAAVLHLLILLLTTLGHMLQPIRLIWVEFFTKFGFYEENGRPYRPFKSVRETL
- a CDS encoding DUF3809 family protein produces the protein MKARLRFALNGHLPEGLPLELRLEGEELRGVLRQENPVLGEVVLPFASRLEGEYLKALPLPPPSLRIEGRMRAQGSAVELELELELILPEGQSWGERAFARILELLFFKGLERSLPQAALSPV
- a CDS encoding V-type ATPase subunit, which gives rise to MADDFGYLNARVRARRSTLLKESFFQEALDLSYPDFLRLLSESVYGQDLAGQGLPDVDRAVALTQARLVGDLAGLVTGEAREAVRLLLLRNDLTNLQALLRAKATGKPFEEIALLPGTLKETLWRQAYEAQDAAGMAQVLSVPGHPLARALRAVLRETQDLSRVEALLAKRFFEDVAKASKALEEPALRDHLAFEVDAENLRTAFKLQGQDVPVESVFIRGGRFVDRVRFARLLEGDYAVLDELAGTPFAPLSGVRDLKELERRLRCVLLKEARKGASDPLGVGLVLAYVREREWEAMRLRLLARRAYFGLPRAQVEEEVVCE
- a CDS encoding AMP-binding protein codes for the protein MEPVWHPKPEEAQATWLFRFMEALGFQDYEAFYRYSVEEPEDFYGQFFTHLGIPWRHPYQRVIAGGFPLPRFFPGGRLNLVEAALRHEPTALALIHETEEGGVRTLTYGELLQEVERVAAGLRALGVERGDRVGLWFPMGLEAAILLLATSWIGAIAIPIFSGYAAEAAAVRLKDAKAKLLAVQDGFFRRGKRVELLYEARKAQALAETETLLVVRRLGLPLQTKEVDYETLGGEAFPPEEMESMDPFMLIYTSGTTGRPKGTVHYHAGFPLKAALDLALLFDLREGDRLFWFTDLGWMMGPWAILGGLILGATVFLYDGAPDYPGPERLWRMVEAHRLTHLGLSPTLVRALIPLGEEPIRAHDLSSLRVLGSTGEPWNLEPYLWFFRVVGEEKRPIVNYSGGTEVSGGILGNVLLKPIKPMGFNTPVPGMAAAVLDEEGKPAVGKVGELAVLKPWPGMTKGFWQDEARYLDTYFARFPGVWVHGDLALQDEEGHFFILGRSDDTLKVAGKRVGPAEVETAAIAHPALRECAAIGVPHPVKGEAIVLFGVLKPGYTPTPELAQAVADRVAESLGKPLKPERVLFVPDLPKTRNAKVMRRVVRAVYLGQDPGDLSALENPEAVEAIRQAAQGG
- a CDS encoding serine/threonine-protein kinase, with translation MTSLKRKDFRLRMLLGLGQTAQVYLAEAPDGQKVALKLPRKEVRQDPKLAERFAREVSLSLSLKHPHLVQGLYGVPFGEEAFLALEYLGKGTLEDLLLQQPLPREEATKALLQVGEALLFLHQKGLIHQDVKPSNVFLGHGVYKLGDLGTVRPLEEASAEYAGSPHYLAPELFLGAKPSPKSDAYSFGIMAYELLTGRRPFRGETLEDLRNAHLLLPPPPTSLPPRLDRALRRLLAKKPEERLDLKDFLEVLKNPQSPKTEAPRAKRKGPLFWRK
- a CDS encoding DUF3248 domain-containing protein, with translation MEKDLWEALGQHLVWRIGRAEEEEVLVVRVGLASATPRFRELPRLLNIPDTEMARLAKEGRVRVEWVEG
- a CDS encoding ATP synthase subunit K yields the protein MKKLLVTVLVAVFGALALAAEEAAASGGLDRGLIAVGMGLAVGLAALGTGVAQARIGAAGVGAIAEDRSNFGTALIFLLLPETLVIFGLLIAFILNGKL
- a CDS encoding V-type ATPase subunit subunit G family protein; translation: MGGLGLIKSLAEKERELLARLEAAKKEAEALVQQAEAEARALLQKAEAEAKALEAEYREREAKETEAILARYRAQAEAEAKAVKEKAGGRLEEAVALVLKEVLP
- a CDS encoding V-type ATP synthase subunit E; translated protein: MSKLEAILSQEVEAEIQAVLAEAKAKAESQVAEARAKAEGLLSAKKRALEASLQAALRRAESAGELLLATARTEAKGEVLARVREKVQEALMALPGSPDWPGVLRKLAEEALAALGEPEALASHPENLPHLEGLARERGLELREDPALRLGVRAVGKGGRTQVENALLSRLERAWDALSSKVAQVVWG
- a CDS encoding class I SAM-dependent rRNA methyltransferase, encoding MRILVNERGAQRLLARHLWVFRRDVLSGPAEPGLYPVYWGKRFLALALFNPQSDLSVRAFRFRPAQDPAEALLLNLQKAFARRLPALEGEPEGGFRLVHAEGDFLPGLVVDYYAGHMVLQATAHAWEPLLPRVAEALKPLGKSLLAKNDAKARELEGLPLYVRPLFGQVPPAATVKEGQIRYRVDLTGGQKTGAYLDQRDNRILMERFRGERALDVFSYAGSFGLHLALGFQEVISVDSSREALRQAEENARLNGLSLKTVEANAFDYLRALEKAGERFDLVVLDPPAFAKGKKDLERAYRAYKEVNLRAIKLLGEGGLLATSSCSHHLTEPLFYQMLTEAAQDAHRSLRVVEKRGQGWDHPILLNHPETHYLKFALLEVL
- a CDS encoding V-type ATP synthase subunit F, translating into MAVIADPESAQGFRLAGLEAHAAASPEEAKARLESLVQAGGYALVAVDSGLLPEPEKAVERLMRGKDLPVLLPFAGLRDAFQNPDVEGYMRELVRRTIGFDIKL
- a CDS encoding metal-dependent hydrolase; translation: MLEIRYLGHSAVWLSDGKTKVVIDPFLTGNPLAPVGVGEVQADLILVTHAHGDHFGDAVALSKKGGTVVSTFEIATYAEKHGAKSLPMNIGGTYRFPGGWLKWFPAWHSSSFPDGTYGGMPMGVVVELGGKRIYHAGDTALFSDMRLIGELGLDLAFLPIGDHFTMGPEDALKALELLKPKRVVPIHYNTFPPIKQDGEAFTARAKEKGVEGHALKPGGVLVLD